A part of Pectobacterium cacticida genomic DNA contains:
- the phnM gene encoding alpha-D-ribose 1-methylphosphonate 5-triphosphate diphosphatase → MIINNVNMVLAQEIVHGSLEVRNGVIHHISARPSRHPGALDGEQAWLLPGLVELHTDNLDKCFTPRPGVNWPSEAAMRNHDALVISCGITTVLDAIAVGDVRDGGHRLDNLRRMTDAVLYSQQHGANRADHHLHLRCELPHQDTFPLFEQLVDIPLVVLASLMDHSPGQRQFSSQEKYHQYYKGKYHLNDEQMAAFEQEQLTGSRRWSQTNREAIVRLCHDRGITLASHDDATPEHISEAHQYRVSIAEFPTTAVAAQQAHDVGMNVLMGAPNVICGGSHSGNVSAHHLATLGVLNILSSDYYPASLLEAAFMIAEDERNDYDLPRAIALVSRNPAQVLQFNDRGCIEEGRRADLLLVTRHAPQMKLMRVWRQGIRVF, encoded by the coding sequence ATGATCATCAATAATGTCAATATGGTGCTCGCACAGGAAATCGTCCATGGGTCACTGGAAGTACGCAACGGCGTGATTCACCACATCAGCGCCAGGCCCAGTCGTCATCCCGGCGCGCTGGATGGCGAACAGGCCTGGCTCCTGCCGGGGCTTGTGGAACTCCATACGGATAATCTCGACAAGTGTTTTACTCCACGCCCTGGCGTTAACTGGCCTTCCGAAGCGGCAATGCGCAATCATGATGCGTTGGTTATCTCCTGCGGGATTACTACCGTTCTGGATGCCATCGCGGTAGGAGATGTCCGTGATGGCGGCCATCGGCTTGATAACCTGCGACGCATGACGGATGCGGTACTGTACAGCCAGCAGCATGGCGCAAATCGGGCGGATCATCATCTGCATCTGCGCTGTGAATTGCCACACCAGGATACATTTCCGCTCTTTGAACAGCTAGTCGATATCCCACTGGTCGTGCTCGCATCATTGATGGATCACTCGCCAGGGCAGCGGCAATTTTCCTCTCAGGAGAAATATCATCAGTATTACAAAGGCAAATATCACCTGAATGACGAGCAAATGGCCGCATTTGAACAGGAACAGTTGACGGGTTCGCGCCGCTGGTCACAGACTAACCGCGAAGCGATTGTCCGCCTTTGTCATGATAGAGGCATTACGTTGGCCAGCCATGACGATGCAACGCCAGAGCATATCAGCGAAGCCCACCAGTATCGTGTGAGCATTGCCGAATTTCCTACCACTGCGGTCGCGGCGCAGCAGGCGCATGATGTTGGAATGAATGTGCTTATGGGGGCGCCCAATGTCATCTGTGGCGGCTCACACTCGGGCAATGTGTCAGCACACCATCTGGCGACGTTGGGCGTACTTAACATCTTATCTTCCGACTATTATCCGGCCAGCCTGCTGGAGGCGGCGTTCATGATCGCGGAGGATGAACGTAATGATTACGATCTGCCGCGCGCGATCGCGCTGGTTAGCCGTAATCCTGCTCAGGTGCTGCAATTTAACGATCGCGGCTGCATTGAAGAAGGGCGACGAGCTGACCTGCTACTTGTTACACGACATGCTCCGCAAATGAAACTAATGCGCGTGTGGCGTCAGGGCATCCGGGTATTCTGA
- the phnL gene encoding phosphonate C-P lyase system protein PhnL, with protein METQIRIENVDKTFVLYNQQGARLPVFHDVSLSVKGGECVALHGHSGSGKSTLLRSLYGNYQPDGGHIWIRHRESWVDIVNADARHVLEIRRETVGWVSQFLRVIPRISTLNVVIQPLLERGMSRQESEVRAGELLTHLNVPERLWSLAPATFSGGEQQRINIARGFIGDYPILLLDEPTASLDAQNRLAVMQLISNAKAKGCAIVGIFHDDEVRQEVADRLYTMSMHSMPIISNAQETANDHQ; from the coding sequence TTGCCGGTGTTCCACGATGTCAGCCTGTCTGTGAAAGGCGGTGAATGCGTGGCGTTGCACGGGCATTCCGGGAGCGGAAAATCCACTTTGTTGCGATCTTTGTATGGCAATTATCAGCCTGACGGCGGCCACATCTGGATACGTCATCGCGAAAGCTGGGTCGATATCGTCAACGCAGATGCCCGCCATGTGCTGGAAATCCGCCGTGAAACCGTGGGCTGGGTAAGCCAGTTCCTACGCGTCATTCCGCGCATCAGTACACTGAACGTAGTCATACAACCCTTACTGGAACGCGGTATGTCTCGTCAGGAAAGTGAGGTGCGCGCCGGTGAATTACTGACGCATCTGAACGTCCCTGAGCGGCTGTGGTCGCTCGCTCCCGCCACCTTTTCCGGCGGTGAGCAGCAGCGCATTAATATTGCCCGCGGATTCATTGGCGATTACCCGATTCTACTGTTAGATGAGCCGACAGCCTCGTTGGACGCCCAAAACCGACTGGCTGTCATGCAGCTCATCAGTAATGCGAAAGCCAAAGGGTGTGCCATCGTCGGGATTTTTCACGATGACGAGGTTCGTCAGGAGGTCGCCGATCGCCTGTATACAATGTCGATGCACTCGATGCCGATAATCTCCAACGCTCAGGAGACCGCAAATGATCATCAATAA